The following proteins come from a genomic window of Pichia kudriavzevii chromosome 1, complete sequence:
- a CDS encoding uncharacterized protein (PKUD0A05280; similar to Saccharomyces cerevisiae YAR015W (ADE1); ancestral locus Anc_3.179), which produces MSITSTNLDGILPLIAKGKVRDIYEVDSESLLFVATDRISAYDVIMENGIKDKGKLLTQISIFWFNFLKDNIKNHIIADSDEEIFARLPKELSESKYKDQLCQRSLLVRKHKLIPLEAIVRGYITGSAWKEYKKSGTVHGCPAPENLQESQEFPSPIFTPSTKAEQGEHDENISQEQAEKIVGKEVCEKVARKAIELYSKAKEYAKSRGIILADTKFEFGITDDGELVLVDEVLTPDSSRFWNTKTYKLGKSQESYDKQFLRDWLTSNGLNGKEGVSMPEDIVAQTSSKYVEAFEALTGKKYV; this is translated from the coding sequence ATGTCAATCACCTCTACTAACCTAGACGGAATACTTCCCTTGATCGCTAAAGGTAAAGTCAGGGATATATATGAAGTTGACTCTGAGAGTTTACTTTTTGTTGCCACTGATAGGATCTCTGCTTACGATGTTATCATGGAAAATGGTATCAAGGACAAAGGTAAGCTATTAACCCAAATTTCTATCTTTTGGTTTAactttttgaaagataacATTAAGAATCACATAATTGCCGATTCTGACGAAGAAATTTTTGCTAGACTACCCAAGGAGTTGTCCGAGTCAAAATATAAGGACCAATTATGTCAGAGGTCCTTATTGGTAAGAAAGCACAAATTAATTCCATTAGAGGCGATTGTCAGGGGTTACATCACCGGATCTGCTTGGAAGGAATACAAAAAGTCAGGTACCGTTCATGGTTGTCCTGCCCCAGAAAATCTTCAGGAATCCCAAGAGTTCCCATCTCCAATTTTCACACCATCTACGAAGGCCGAACAAGGTGAGCACGATGAAAACATTTCTCAAGAACAAGCAGAAAAGATTGTTGGGAAAGAAGTTTGCGAAAAAGTTGCTCGTAAGGCAATAGAACTTTACTCGAAAGCTAAAGAGTATGCAAAGTCCAGGGGTATTATTTTAGCTGATACgaaatttgaatttggtaTTACCGATGATGGGGAATTGGTCTTGgttgatgaagttttaaCGCCAGATTCATCAAGATTCTGGAATACAAAGACATACAAACTTGGCAAGTCACAAGAGTCTTATGATAAGCAGTTCTTGAGAGATTGGTTAACTTCAAATGGACTCAACGGCAAGGAAGGTGTTTCAATGCCAGAAGATATTGTTGCACAAACATCTTCCAAATATGTTGAAGCATTTGAAGCCCTAACCGGTAAGAAATATGTATGA
- a CDS encoding uncharacterized protein (PKUD0A05290; similar to Saccharomyces cerevisiae YAR018C (KIN3); ancestral locus Anc_3.178), with protein MQFECDFLIFLDSLGYLEGKIPCFSYIIVPANCALIYYTSCFESWTILMSRNIAADFQDIEIIGRGSFGLIWKVKHRPSGRIFVRKEISYKGISKKEEKQLASEFEILQSLHHPNIVQVYDIDKNVDKQIINIYMEYCDGGDVSQLIKKYRESKKYIPETLIWQIFTQTLLALYRCHNGIDIEPVASLFQETSNLKIPEVPNLKQVLHRDIKPENIFFMSDNYTVKLGDFGLAKCLGPNTSFTQTYVGTPYYMPPEVVSEQEYNALCDVWSLGCVMYEMCALKPPFTASTHSQLQEKIKRGVYNPIPSCYSNRLKLCISACLITELSERADVNLLLQNTSFKIYRREWELNQQEFELAKREIELKKREISLIRFKEELITREKQAIMIDKALEDERRLMNLKNDETRKIMRQEFDNVVHAKVEEKIRQFISEFKENQVPLHKLLSKHLTLETKQQQQQQIPQLQPQSQSQSQTHQVLGSNNYGAPSSPIKLRGPRSYEDVEIPRYK; from the coding sequence ATGCAGTTTGAATGtgattttctcattttcttaGACTCTCTTGGATATTTGGAAGGTAAGATACCGTGTTTCTCTTATATAATTGTTCCGGCTAACTGTGCACTCATTTATTATActtcttgttttgaaaGTTGGACTATTTTGATGTCTCGCAATATAGCTGCAGATTTTCAGGATATCGAAATAATCGGAAGGGGGTCTTTTGGGTTGATCTGGAAAGTCAAGCATAGGCCCTCTGGGAGAATATTCGTGCGAAAAGAGATATCGTATAAAGGAATAAGTAAGAAGGAAGAGAAGCAGTTAGCAAGTGAGTTCGAGATTTTGCAGAGTTTACATCATCCCAATATTGTTCAGGTTTATGATATTGACAAAAATGTGGATAAACAAATCATAAATATCTACATGGAATATTGTGATGGTGGTGATGTTTCACAGTTGATAAAAAAGTACAGAGAAAGCAAAAAATACATACCAGAAACACTGATTTGGCAGATATTCACGCAGACATTGCTTGCGTTATATAGGTGTCACAACGGGATAGATATCGAGCCCGTAGCTTCtttatttcaagaaacGAGTAATCTCAAAATACCCGAAGTGCCAAATTTAAAACAAGTCCTTCATAGGGATATAAAGCCAGAAAACATCTTTTTCATGTCCGATAATTATACAGTGAAACTAGGTGATTTTGGGCTTGCAAAATGTTTGGGCCCAAATACTTCATTTACTCAAACGTATGTTGGAACTCCCTATTACATGCCGCCCGAAGTTGTATCCGAACAGGAGTACAATGCATTATGCGATGTATGGTCTCTAGGATGTGTCATGTATGAAATGTGCGCTTTGAAACCACCTTTCACAGCAAGCACTCATTCACAACTTCAAGAAAAGATCAAAAGAGGTGTTTACAATCCGATTCCTTCATGTTATTCGAACAGGTTAAAACTTTGCATATCTGCATGTTTGATCACCGAACTTAGCGAACGTGCAGATGTTAACTTACTACTTCAAAATACTTCATTTAAGATTTATAGACGAGAGTGGGAGTtaaatcaacaagaatTTGAGCTGGCCAAACGAGAGATTGAGCtaaaaaagagagaaatttCCCTTATAAGatttaaagaagaacttataacaagagaaaaacagGCGATCATGATAGACAAAGCATTGGAAGATGAAAGGCGGTtaatgaatttgaaaaatgatgaaactaGAAAGATTATGAGAcaagaatttgataatgtcGTACATGCCAAAGTCGAAGAGAAAATCCGACAGTTTATATCTGAATTCAAGGAGAATCAGGTTCCGCTGCATAAGCTTTTATCAAAGCATCTCACTctagaaacaaaacaacaacagcaacagcaaatCCCACAATTACAGCCGCAGTCACAGTCACAATCACAGACACACCAAGTTTTAGGCAGTAACAACTATGGTGCACCGTCATCCCCGATAAAGCTTAGAGGACCACGTTCATATGAGGATGTGGAAATACCGAGATACAAATAA
- a CDS encoding uncharacterized protein (PKUD0A05300; similar to Saccharomyces cerevisiae YDL019C (OSH2) and YAR042W (SWH1); ancestral locus Anc_3.175) yields MKLKLLEVLRNADINKLKYLISQIDNNPTNYDLQRLKDEILLFAVQVAPFSIIQFLVDNGLVEDINSQDNDGNTALHLAANSNRNDVIKYLMSQPSINDCLYNKESKQPIQCTTNIETAQLMDNLRSQHIERIASQLRYGFETRNFELLEQLLTNPRDKELLDINGTDPVTNDTVLIEFIKKGDKEMVKFILNHGGDPFKRSLSGKLPEEYTLDPEMKKIIEDSFNNQNIMETTAHPQDGSPTYKGFLKKWTNFAGGYKLRWFVLDHHAVLSYYKSPNDMNNTCRGLIHLAHAMLRVNSSENTKFEIIIQNPSDGSPVRWHLMANHATEAQKWIWVLQNAIRYAKDVEKGNGTTAKSHILNEDLPASTSLFQDSNQPFSSMYHPAPIPETKVLSNEAIEKESEGRKTVSSIISDAHEAANDFKELVKATDSETELPLQMSNHEDEEAQDNDTHELENSTNISDSNSSRTHGPAPDRSSMYSSSKQDSIASHDGLHRHQRTGSINSLNSANSERSSSKSSLAKSLYKKPFKKLSHIGKKTRQSFLPPETHKYQQRNLEAVDSVSSFISDKSSIVSTPDIEETGQFAESNSNNDDDESESIAKELHNADLNVVRNQMTMQLNTFKDFLNAARTDPGIGKDDLVDMSVSILNTLNMLINQEGQCVNHKYNELIRRLEKQQKISSIWENSIKQLEIEIQDRETKIVELEDKLKAVKKSLRNSVLHGSQLVKKGIPDVPQEREQASNPSSAAALARKALTANLNTTSAIPPIPSSSPPIDYIKQQQEEERALRHQNEIKSKFLSSEADTSHVSVSSVPPDFAPPPVPSFDPTLTEFLEESDDSDEEFFDAEDDGHVQDMGVLVRRETFKASKKKAINPSPNTNDEYLASTTQQPTFPNTTQLSNATYQNVYEPEDEVSSIQESNENEPGESRNPEKLEQNGEARPEQSLNTQAESHAITEAKFQPKIDEHGHFVVNHHELKSKPQNERFKMILKDHTFEGYEDPLRLSLAPQDTRPKISLWGVLKSLVGKDMTKMTLPVTFNEPTSLLQRNVEVIEYSDLLDKASAIDDSTLRLVYVATFAASEYASTVGRIAKPFNPLLGETFEYARPDKGYRCFAEQVSHHPPISALVAESPSWSYYGESNVKTKFLGRSFDIKHLGTWYCEIYPDNGVQCKDGSQTDMELYSWKKVNNSVIGIIVGNPTIDNYGTMEIRNHMTGDHMKFEFKPRGWRASSAYEVKGEVFNAKGKLMYYLGGHWNSKIYCRPADDKKAEKFLVWEAAPRKEMMFHLTSFAATLNAPQKHLLPKVACTDTRLRPDQRAMENGEYDKASEEKNRVEEKQRAARMQREMKGEVYKPFFFRKAKHPITGEEFWEYEGKYWEERMEGKLKNYKDIF; encoded by the coding sequence atgaaattaaagCTTTTGGAAGTTCTAAGAAATGCagatataaataaactAAAATATTTAATATCTCAAATTGATAACAACCCAACAAATTATGATTTGCAAAGGTTGAAGGATGAAATACTACTATTTGCAGTACAAGTTGCTCCTTTTTCTATTATCCAGTTTTTAGTTGATAATGGGTTAGTCGAAGATATCAATTCTCAAGATAATGATGGCAATACTGCGTTGCATTTGGCTGCTAATTCAAATAGAAATGATGTTATTAAGTATCTTATGTCTCAACCTTCTATTAATGACTGCCTTTATAATAAGGAATCCAAGCAACCGATCCAGTGTACCACAAATATCGAAACAGCCCAATTAATGGATAATTTAAGATCTCAGCACATAGAAAGAATTGCTTCTCAGTTGAGATATGGGTTTGAGACTAGAAACTTTGAGTTGTTGGAACAGTTATTAACGAATCCAAGAGACAAGGAGTTATTGGATATTAATGGGACTGATCCGGTTACAAATGACACTGTTTTAATTGAGTTTATTAAGAAGGGGGATAAAGAAATGGTGAAATTTATATTAAACCACGGAGGTGATCCTTTCAAAAGAAGTTTATCTGGTAAATTACCCGAAGAGTATACACTTGATCctgaaatgaaaaagataattgaagattctttcaataatCAGAACATTATGGAAACTACAGCACATCCCCAAGACGGGTCGCCGACTTACAAGGggtttttgaaaaagtgGACCAACTTTGCTGGCGGTTACAAATTGAGATGGTTTGTTCTCGATCACCATGCAGTGTTGTCGTACTATAAATCACCTAACGATATGAATAATACATGTAGGGGCTTGATTCATCTGGCACATGCAATGTTAAGGGTTAATTCATCTGAGAATACGAAgtttgaaatcattattCAGAATCCCTCTGATGGGTCTCCTGTGAGATGGCACTTAATGGCGAATCATGCAACGGAAGCCCAAAAATGGATTTGGGTGTTGCAAAATGCTATACGATATGCTaaggatgttgaaaaaggtAATGGAACAACAGCAAAGTCTCATATCTTGAATGAGGATTTACCCGCTTCCACATCTTTGTTCCAGGACTCTAACCAACCTTTTTCGTCAATGTATCACCCAGCTCCTATCCCTGAAACTAAGGTTTTATCGAATGAAGcaattgagaaagaaagTGAAGGAAGGAAAACCGTATCATCAATTATTTCTGATGCGCATGAAGCAGCCAACGACTTCAAAGAGTTGGTTAAAGCAACTGACTCGGAGACCGAATTACCTTTGCAAATGAGCAATcatgaagatgaagaggCACAAGACAACGATACTCATGAACTAGAAAACAGTACTAACATTTCCGATTCCAACAGCTCAAGAACTCATGGGCCTGCTCCTGATAGATCATCGATGTATAGCTCCTCTAAGCAGGACTCCATTGCTTCCCATGATGGACTTCATAGACACCAAAGGACTGGTTCGATCAATTCATTAAATTCTGCCAATTCGGAGCGTTCTTCCTCCAAAAGCTCACTGGCTAAAAGCTTATACAAGAAGCCTTTTAAGAAATTGTCTCATATAGGTAAAAAGACAAGACAATCATTCTTACCTCCAGAGACACACAAATACCAACAAAGGAATCTGGAAGCTGTTGattctgtttcttcttttatcTCAGATAAGTCATCGATTGTTTCTACTCCAGATATTGAGGAGACTGGGCAATTTGCCGAAAGTAATTCtaataatgatgatgatgaatctgAGTCTATTGCAAAAGAGCTACACAATGCAGACCTAAATGTTGTTAGAAACCAAATGACTATGCAGCTAAAcactttcaaagattttcttAATGCAGCTCGTACTGACCCAGGTATTGGTAAAGATGACTTGGTAGATATGtctgtttcaattttgaatactTTGAATATGTTGATCAACCAAGAAGGACAATGTGTTAACCATAAATATAATGAATTAATTAGACGTCtagaaaaacaacaaaagatCTCCTCTATATGGGAAAATTCAATCAAACAGttggaaattgaaatccaagacagagaaacaaaaatcgTCGAACTAGAAGATAAACTAAAGGCTGTTAAAAAGTCGCTAAGGAACAGTGTATTACATGGATCCCAGTTAGTCAAAAAGGGCATTCCAGATGTTCCACAAGAAAGGGAACAAGCTAGTAATCCAAGTTCTGCTGCTGCATTAGCAAGAAAAGCTCTTACTGCTAACCTAAACACAACTTCTGCCATCCCTCCTATTCCATCTTCAAGTCCACCAATTGATTACATAaagcaacaacaagaagaagaacgtGCTTTAAGGCatcaaaatgaaattaaaagCAAGTTTCTTTCATCAGAAGCGGATACTTCACATGTTTCAGTTTCCTCTGTCCCTCCCGATTTTGCGCCACCTCCTGTTCCAAGTTTCGATCCAACTCTAACTGAGTTCTTGGAAGAAAGTGACGATAGTGATGAAGAGTTTTTTGATGCTGAAGATGATGGTCATGTCCAAGATATGGGGGTTTTAGTTAGAAGAGAGACCTTCAAGGCATCAAAAAAGAAGGCTATTAATCCTTCTCCTAATACTAACGACGAGTATTTAGCTTCTACAACTCAACAACCAACTTTCCCAAACACTACGCAGCTATCAAATGCCACCTACCAAAACGTTTATGAACCTGAAGATGAAGTCTCAAGTATCCAAGAAtctaatgaaaatgagcCGGGAGAATCAAGAAATCCTGAGAAACTTGAGCAAAACGGCGAAGCTCGACCAGAACAAAGTCTTAATACGCAGGCGGAGTCGCATGCTATCACAGAGGCTAAATTTCAGCCAAAAATTGACGAGCATGGACATTTTGTCGTTAATCATCATGAGTTGAAGAGTAAACCTCAAAACGAAAGATTtaaaatgatattgaaagaCCACACTTTTGAAGGTTACGAAGATCCTCTAAGATTATCTCTTGCGCCGCAAGATACGCGTCCTAAGATTTCTTTATGGGGTGTTTTGAAGTCATTAGTTGGAAAGGACATGACAAAGATGACTTTGCCTGTTACTTTCAATGAGCCTACATCGCTATTGCAGAGAAATGTCGAGGTTATTGAATATTCTGATTTATTAGACAAGGCCTCTGCTATTGATGATTCAACATTAAGGCTTGTTTATGTCGCTACTTTTGCTGCCTCTGAATACGCTTCTACCGTTGGAAGAATTGCAAAGCCATTTAATCCGCTTTTAGGTGAAACTTTTGAGTATGCTAGACCGGATAAAGGATATAGATGTTTTGCTGAACAAGTTAGTCATCATCCGCCTATTTCTGCATTGGTGGCAGAATCTCCAAGCTGGAGTTATTATGGTGAATCTAATGTTAAGACTAAGTTCCTGGGTAGATCATTTGATATTAAACATCTGGGTACATGGTACTGTGAAATTTACCCTGATAATGGCGTCCAATGTAAGGATGGTTCTCAAACCGATATGGAGCTGTATTCATGGAAGAAGGTGAACAATTCCGTCATTGGTATCATCGTTGGTAATCCGACTATCGATAACTATGGCACAATGGAAATCCGTAACCATATGACAGGAGATCATAtgaaatttgaatttaaaCCAAGAGGTTGGAGAGCATCATCGGCTTATGAGGTCAAAGGGGAAGTATTCAATGCAAAGGGTAAATTAATGTATTACCTTGGAGGACATTGGAATAGTAAGATTTATTGTAGACCTGCGGATGATAAGAAGGCAGAAAAATTTTTGGTGTGGGAAGCTGCTCCACGTAAAGAGATGATGTTCCATTTGACCAGCTTTGCTGCTACTTTGAATGCTCCACAAAAACATTTACTTCCGAAGGTTGCATGCACGGATACAAGGTTGAGGCCCGATCAACGTGCGATGGAAAACGGTGAATATGACAAGGCTTCTGAGGAAAAGAATAGAGTAGAGGAGAAGCAGAGAGCCGCAAGAATGCAAAGAGAGATGAAGGGAGAAGTTTATAaaccatttttcttcaggAAAGCAAAGCACCCTATTACAGGAGAAGAGTTTTGGGAATATGAGGGTAAATATTGGGAAGAAAGAATGGAAGGTAAGCTTAAGAACTACAAGGATATTTTTTAA
- a CDS encoding uncharacterized protein (PKUD0A05310; similar to Saccharomyces cerevisiae YDR476C; ancestral locus Anc_5.610): MAPEPTRRSRIRDRDDIREEGRSRSNSHGPSYLDHPSHSPALILSKFNTIYRHSVLDILTYYAGIPTDPNPDNNPLSTRDPNDSLNNDPNVATTLLNSKTQTANSISNVKLKSIALDEVVVSFKYPNIELEMLKPIPFDKACGNYHEVEQTLIKMSKEAAAARNLSHLRVSGIQYANTLWDLVLIALISLLPIGHYYSNVLYESFFATYFPFMLKLQPYHDYIMYATILIHLMETYFLLFPRFTRYRVPLDYAIEWTVLTLLEGAPSIKRFDRYVELISSDDVYYDFSNTDYMD; this comes from the coding sequence ATGGCACCTGAACCAACAAGGAGATCCAGAATCAGGGACAGAGATGACATTAGAGAGGAAGGCAGAAGTCGGAGCAACAGTCATGGTCCTAGCTATCTTGACCATCCTTCCCACTCTCCCGCTCTCATATTATCCAAGTTCAACACCATATACAGACATTCGGTACTAGACATTCTCACTTATTACGCTGGGATTCCAACAGATCCAAATCCCGATAACAACCCCCTCTCCACAAGAGACCCAAATGACTCATTAAACAATGATCCAAACGTTGCAACAACTTTGCTGAACTCGAAAACTCAAACCGCCAATTCTATCTCTAACGTCAAGCTGAAGTCGATAGCTTTGGACGAGGTTGTAGTTTCCTTCAAATACCCAAATATCGAGCTCGAAATGCTCAAGCCAATCCCATTTGACAAGGCTTGTGGAAACTACCACGAGGTGGAACAGACTCTCATCAAAATGTCTAAAGAGGCTGCCGCTGCCCGCAATTTGAGCCATTTGCGTGTCTCTGGTATTCAATATGCTAATACTCTCTGGGATTTGGTCCTTATTGCTCTGATATCTTTGCTACCTATTGGCCATTACTATTCTAACGTTCTTTATGAATCTTTCTTTGCTACATACTTCCCCTTCATGCTAAAATTACAGCCATACCATGATTACATCATGTATGCCACAATCTTGATCCATCTAATGGAGACATACTTTCTACTTTTCCCAAGGTTCACCAGATATCGTGTGCCATTAGATTATGCTATCGAATGGACCGTTCTCACCCTCTTAGAGGGAGCCCCATCGATCAAGCGCTTTGACCGATATGTGGAACTCATCTCTAGCGATGATGTCTATTATGACTTCTCCAACACCGACTACATGGACTAA
- a CDS encoding uncharacterized protein (PKUD0A05315) — MLYSELSPGAHTNSKMASFNELMSLYTSYSELTPSFTSSLNTFPLVVSVSFTLLLLLLTLSFSVESKSARKSMLNFIEYTVLSALTALSLSFTILFVSSHVGIYT; from the exons ATGCTATACTCAGAGTTGTCTCCAGGAGCTCATACTAACAGCAAAATGGCTTCCTTTAACGAACTAATG TCCCTATACACTTCATACAGTGAACTCACGCCTTCGTTCACCTCTTCTTTAAACACATTCCCGCTCGTTGTTTCCGTGTCATTCACGTTACTGCTATTGCTGCTTACTTTGTCCTTTTCAGTGGAATCAAAATCAGCGAGGAAATCCATGTTGAACTTCATCGAATACACAGTGCTTAGCGCCCTAACGGCTTTATCTTTATCCTTTACTATTTTATTTGTATCTTCTCATGTTGGCATATACACATAG
- a CDS encoding uncharacterized protein (PKUD0A05320; similar to Saccharomyces cerevisiae YPL243W (SRP68); ancestral locus Anc_6.271) codes for MDFPLANTFGVRHELFLQTVDDFHRHRHRVNKKINRLRRSLNIITKDTKHYSEKNKTANLTSSDYELNKGFGDVLLYLIERDLVYAQETRLLMDVHSSKSREKFLISKYKKALKHVKNLFEIIVNEKNELVVLEVLVIASLIEGSLAISKKKYEKSLNAFSISRCALQFLYSYQELPPQYTKELYYNIIDFIVDPALKVSASQCNTSRANDLAQLSKEQAFQNKHMFPYLSKAIEIISKTNAAYVTPSDQSELKLLKELQWGSYSATIRSDDLSLAIMKINEEVKGIMDEDSTSYDSSLLLYQDATELHTQEMARTEEEYDDSEKQEQYIISTYLKYNYLLLRVRRDITILNGLNAAVERLKNVSKNKLLVSWKECLKVNDAIISSLEEVTDLPGIANDDDLMDYINTLKAYFTIKKQLRLSQAYLISNKYIQALALVSNSRSLIENAKPFSGETEGNLPRNEDLENMKEHVLEEESKLSILASHFNDSDDKIIIGSKYIVDNKDKFPALSGDNLLSHVAPTKVDIQPVHVKPVLFDIAYNYIGDSSSNSEQELQHVSSESGGRSNEEGEKKKGFFGLFGR; via the coding sequence ATGGACTTCCCACTAGCAAACACTTTTGGTGTTAGGCATGAGCTGTTTTTACAAAcagttgatgatttccaCCGCCACAGACATAGAGTGAACAAGAAGATTAATAGATTACGTCGTTCACTGAATATCATCACCAAGGATACCAAACACTATTCcgagaaaaacaaaactgCAAATTTAACATCCTCTGATTACGAATTGAACAAAGGGTTTGGTGATGTTTTGTTGTACCTTATTGAGCGAGATCTGGTGTATGCACAAGAAACAAGACTACTGATGGATGTTCATTCCTCCAAATCAAGAGAAAAGTTTCTTATTTCAAAGTACAAAAAGGCATTGAAACATGTGAAAaatttgtttgaaataattgtcaatgaaaaaaacgAACTAGTCGTTTTAGAGGTCTTAGTCATTGCTTCGTTAATCGAAGGCTCCCTAGCAATTTCTAAGAAAAAGTACGAAAAATCGTTGAATGcgttttcaatttctagGTGTGCATTGCAATTCTTGTATAGTTATCAGGAACTCCCTCCTCAATACACAAAGGAATTGTACTACaatatcattgattttataGTTGATCCTGCATTGAAAGTCTCGGCCTCTCAGTGTAACACCAGCAGGGCCAATGATCTTGCACAGTTGTCAAAGGAACAGGCATTCCAGAACAAACATATGTTTCCCTATTTAAGCAAAGCAATCGaaataatttcaaaaaccAATGCAGCATATGTTACCCCATCCGACCAAAGTGAACTGAAACTATTGAAGGAGCTCCAATGGGGTTCATATAGTGCCACAATTAGATCCGATGACTTATCCCTAGCTATCATGAAAATTAACGAGGAGGTCAAAGGAATCATGGATGAAGACTCAACCTCGTATGACAGCTCGTTGCTATTATATCAAGATGCAACGGAATTACACACCCAAGAGATGGCAAGaactgaagaagaatatgatGATTCTGAGAAGCAGGAACAATATATCATTTCGACGTACTTGAAATACAATTACTTGTTATTGAGAGTTAGAAGAGACATAACCATCTTGAACGGCTTAAATGCAGCCGTAGAGAGATTGAAGAACGTATCGAAGAATAAGCTACTTGTATCATGGAAGGAATGCCTAAAAGTCAATGATGCTATTATCTCTTCTTTGGAAGAAGTCACCGATCTACCGGGAATTGCCAATGATGACGACTTGATGGATTATATTAACACTTTAAAGGCTTACTTCACTATCAAGAAGCAACTCAGATTATCACAAGCCTACCTCATTTCCaacaaatatatacaaGCACTTGCACTTGTCTCCAACTCGCGTAGcttgattgaaaatgcCAAGCCATTTTCTGGTGAAACAGAAGGTAACTTACCAAGGAACGAGGATCTAGAAAATATGAAGGAACACGTCTTAGAAGAAGAATCTAAATTATCTATCCTGGCATCCcatttcaatgattccGATGATAAAATAATCATTGGATCTAAATACATTGTCGATAATAAGGACAAGTTCCCCGCACTATCTGGTGACAACCTATTATCACATGTTGCACCTACGAAGGTTGACATTCAACCAGTGCATGTTAAACCAGTCTTGTTTGACATTGCGTATAATTACATTGGCGATAGTTCAAGCAATAGCGAGCAGGAGCTGCAACACGTTTCTAGTGAATCAGGTGGCCGTTCCAACGAAGAAGGtgagaagaagaagggaTTTTTCGGTTTATTTGGACGTTAA